The following proteins come from a genomic window of Geminicoccaceae bacterium SCSIO 64248:
- a CDS encoding pyridoxal-phosphate dependent enzyme, which yields MDRTAAYRNIGLRCVACGVSHPLRLLYRCPGCGGILDVSRPVPDAGRWHRRDFVRPDVTLGEGDTPLREVPPALLDPAFHGRLWLKDETRNPSGSFKDRLVAAALSRALDLGATGIVCASSGNAGAAAACYAANAGVPAIICCPEATPHGKLAQIRAYGAGLERVPGHYGHSFRRAMQLCDEQGYANVTTTYLNPYGVDALRLVGQEVAEALGDGIADWVLIPTSSGPLVSGVFQGFRERGGAMPKLVAAQAEGCAPIARAFAEGVAEVEAWEAPETIASGISDPLTGYPEEGSHTLSLIRASRGTALAVPDREIRGAMIDLARKAGLFSEPTGAASLATARRLFHEGAITASDAVVCIVTGHGFKDFAAWDAAQPD from the coding sequence TTGGACAGGACGGCCGCCTATCGGAACATCGGCCTGCGCTGCGTCGCCTGCGGCGTGAGCCACCCCTTGCGACTCCTCTATCGCTGCCCCGGGTGCGGCGGCATCCTCGATGTCAGCCGGCCGGTGCCCGATGCCGGACGGTGGCACCGTCGCGATTTCGTGCGGCCCGATGTGACGCTCGGCGAAGGGGATACACCTCTGCGGGAGGTGCCGCCCGCCCTGCTGGACCCGGCGTTTCACGGGCGTCTGTGGCTCAAGGACGAGACGCGAAACCCGTCGGGCTCGTTCAAGGACCGGCTCGTCGCCGCGGCTTTGTCCCGCGCGCTCGATCTCGGCGCGACGGGCATCGTCTGCGCGTCCAGCGGCAATGCCGGCGCGGCCGCTGCCTGCTACGCCGCCAATGCGGGGGTCCCGGCCATCATTTGCTGTCCGGAGGCGACGCCGCACGGCAAGCTGGCGCAGATTCGCGCTTATGGCGCCGGACTGGAGCGTGTGCCCGGCCACTATGGCCATTCGTTCCGCCGCGCCATGCAGCTCTGCGACGAGCAAGGCTACGCGAACGTCACCACCACCTATCTCAATCCCTACGGCGTCGACGCCTTGCGCCTCGTGGGACAGGAAGTTGCCGAGGCCCTGGGTGACGGGATCGCGGACTGGGTGCTGATACCGACGAGTTCCGGCCCGTTGGTGAGCGGGGTCTTCCAGGGCTTCCGCGAGCGAGGCGGCGCCATGCCGAAGCTTGTCGCGGCGCAGGCCGAGGGCTGCGCGCCGATCGCGCGCGCCTTCGCCGAAGGGGTGGCGGAGGTCGAGGCCTGGGAGGCTCCCGAGACGATAGCGTCCGGCATCTCGGACCCGTTGACCGGCTATCCGGAGGAGGGAAGCCACACGCTTTCCTTGATCAGGGCAAGCCGCGGCACGGCGCTCGCCGTTCCGGACCGGGAGATCCGGGGCGCGATGATCGATCTCGCCCGGAAAGCCGGGCTTTTCAGCGAGCCGACCGGTGCAGCCTCGCTCGCCACCGCCCGTCGTCTCTTCCACGAAGGGGCGATCACCGCATCAGATGCGGTTGTGTGCATTGTCACAGGCCACGGTTTCAAAGACTTTGCGGCGTGGGATGCCGCGCAACCGGATTGA
- a CDS encoding aldehyde dehydrogenase family protein codes for MAGGKAGNFIGGRWLAEPETMPAINPATGEEIAQLPNSTRETVNSAVAAAKASAPVWATTPVFKRAEMCVAIAAAVDADRDAIARVLSTEQGKVLAEAQGEVAKAADGFRLAAELVKQMGGQTLPAEDPSKLVMTIRQPRGVYGVITPWNFPVNIPVEYLAPAIATGNTVVWVPAPTTSLVACALMAAIENAGLPAGVVNLVIGEGATAGDAVVVHPDITAIGFTGSAATGQRIAGRGAGKSLLLELGGNGPVIVFDDADLDAAAAAAAGGAFFNAGQVCAATGRVLAHRSIVDSLCEKLVAHAQTHVLGDPFHQGTTMGPLNNAKVAAKVKEHVDDAAANGARVLQGGKPRPDLGSDLFFEPTIVRDVTRDMKINREETFGPVVPVVAFTDEAEALDLALDSEYGLSVGVFTRDVSRGVKIAKAIPAGIVNVNAGSTWWEIHLPFGGGSGTRSGLGRLGGMHTLEAMTELKMISVTIGQEAALA; via the coding sequence GTGGCCGGTGGCAAGGCCGGCAACTTCATCGGCGGCCGATGGCTTGCCGAGCCTGAGACAATGCCTGCGATCAATCCGGCGACCGGCGAAGAGATCGCCCAACTCCCCAACTCCACACGCGAGACGGTCAACTCGGCGGTGGCCGCCGCCAAGGCTTCCGCTCCGGTCTGGGCGACTACGCCGGTTTTCAAGCGCGCCGAAATGTGCGTCGCGATCGCTGCGGCAGTCGATGCCGACCGCGACGCCATCGCGCGCGTGCTCTCCACCGAGCAGGGCAAGGTCCTTGCCGAAGCCCAAGGGGAGGTCGCCAAGGCGGCGGACGGGTTTCGTCTCGCTGCCGAGCTCGTCAAGCAGATGGGCGGACAGACCCTCCCCGCCGAGGACCCGTCCAAGCTGGTGATGACCATCCGGCAGCCGCGCGGAGTCTACGGCGTCATCACACCCTGGAATTTTCCGGTCAACATCCCGGTCGAGTACCTTGCGCCGGCGATCGCGACAGGAAATACCGTGGTCTGGGTTCCGGCGCCGACGACATCGCTCGTCGCTTGCGCGCTGATGGCGGCGATCGAGAATGCCGGTCTCCCGGCCGGTGTCGTCAATCTTGTGATCGGTGAAGGCGCGACTGCGGGCGATGCGGTCGTCGTGCATCCCGACATAACCGCGATCGGCTTCACCGGGAGCGCTGCGACGGGACAGCGTATCGCCGGGCGCGGGGCGGGAAAGTCTCTCCTCCTCGAACTCGGCGGCAACGGGCCGGTCATCGTCTTCGACGATGCCGATCTCGACGCCGCCGCAGCGGCCGCAGCCGGTGGAGCCTTCTTCAATGCCGGGCAGGTCTGCGCGGCCACGGGGCGCGTGCTCGCTCACCGGTCCATCGTCGACAGCCTTTGCGAGAAGCTGGTCGCGCACGCGCAGACGCATGTCCTGGGTGATCCCTTTCACCAGGGCACGACCATGGGGCCTTTGAACAACGCCAAGGTCGCAGCGAAGGTGAAGGAACATGTCGACGACGCCGCCGCCAACGGCGCACGCGTTCTCCAGGGCGGCAAGCCGCGGCCGGACCTCGGCAGTGATCTCTTCTTCGAACCGACGATCGTTCGCGACGTGACGCGGGACATGAAGATCAACCGCGAGGAAACGTTCGGTCCGGTCGTGCCGGTCGTCGCTTTCACGGACGAGGCCGAAGCGCTCGATCTGGCGCTGGACAGCGAATACGGCCTATCGGTCGGCGTCTTCACGCGAGATGTCTCCCGCGGCGTCAAGATCGCGAAGGCCATTCCCGCCGGAATCGTCAACGTCAACGCCGGCAGTACCTGGTGGGAGATCCATCTGCCGTTCGGCGGCGGTTCGGGCACACGGAGCGGTCTCGGCCGTCTCGGCGGCATGCACACCCTGGAAGCCATGACCGAGCTGAAAATGATCTCGGTCACGATCGGACAGGAGGCGGCCTTGGCATGA
- a CDS encoding SDR family oxidoreductase: protein MTSILIIAAERGLGLGLAREFFQRGWSVTVTYRPGADPDNLHAVGEADPTRLAVEQVDIADPTSVDGLVTALGTRRFDVIYQNAGIWGPMHQSVLKVTPEEIAQLFLTNAVAPARIMRRLLGHLPEKGGTLVFMSSLRGSVAENVEGGIELYRASKAALNSLTRTLWTEVKDDARTMLTIHPGWVNTEMGTLGGTVAYEIELDESVKGVAAVVARHVNDREHLFLDWEDRPIAW from the coding sequence ATGACATCCATACTCATCATCGCCGCCGAACGCGGACTCGGGCTCGGATTGGCGCGCGAATTCTTCCAGCGTGGCTGGTCCGTTACCGTCACATATCGTCCAGGCGCCGATCCCGACAATCTACACGCGGTCGGCGAAGCCGATCCGACACGACTGGCGGTCGAGCAGGTCGACATCGCTGACCCCACCTCAGTCGATGGGCTGGTCACGGCACTCGGCACGCGCCGCTTTGATGTGATCTATCAAAATGCCGGCATTTGGGGGCCGATGCATCAGTCGGTATTGAAAGTGACGCCGGAGGAGATCGCGCAACTCTTTCTTACCAACGCGGTCGCTCCGGCGCGGATTATGCGCCGGCTGTTGGGACACCTGCCGGAAAAGGGTGGCACGCTCGTTTTCATGAGTTCGCTACGTGGCAGCGTCGCAGAGAATGTAGAGGGTGGGATTGAACTCTATCGCGCCAGCAAGGCTGCGCTCAACTCACTCACCCGCACGCTATGGACCGAAGTGAAGGACGACGCGCGCACGATGCTCACCATCCATCCGGGCTGGGTGAATACGGAGATGGGCACGCTCGGCGGCACGGTGGCCTACGAGATTGAACTCGATGAAAGCGTCAAGGGCGTGGCCGCTGTGGTTGCGCGTCACGTGAACGACCGCGAGCATCTGTTCCTCGACTGGGAGGATCGGCCAATTGCCTGGTGA
- a CDS encoding SDR family oxidoreductase — MSPTRETPQGWSLRGKVAVVTGAARGIGHKTVHMLHSRGARIVASDLNEAVHALAGDDVATLTGDVAEEETARRTIALANERFGGLDILVNNAGRTMNKPLIDMSLADWEGIMAINARGTFLHAREALRRMITGGGGVIVNVASLVSVVGMKDLAAYAASKGAIAQLTKVIAVEYGDRSVRANAVAPGVVETDILEGIVEDSRAKLASYGPVHPIGRVAQPADIAEIIAFLAAPASGFMTGALVMADGGYTAL, encoded by the coding sequence ATGTCGCCAACACGTGAAACACCGCAGGGCTGGTCCCTGCGCGGGAAGGTCGCCGTCGTCACAGGGGCCGCGCGCGGCATCGGGCACAAAACCGTTCACATGTTGCATTCGCGCGGTGCCAGGATTGTCGCAAGCGACCTGAACGAGGCGGTCCACGCCCTGGCGGGAGACGACGTGGCCACGCTCACGGGCGATGTGGCGGAGGAAGAAACCGCCCGCCGTACGATTGCCTTGGCGAACGAGCGATTCGGAGGGCTCGACATCCTCGTCAACAATGCCGGCCGTACGATGAACAAGCCGCTCATCGACATGAGCCTCGCTGACTGGGAGGGGATCATGGCGATCAACGCGCGCGGCACCTTTCTGCATGCGCGTGAGGCGTTACGCAGGATGATCACGGGAGGTGGCGGCGTCATCGTCAATGTGGCCTCCCTCGTCTCTGTGGTCGGTATGAAGGACTTGGCCGCCTATGCCGCCTCCAAGGGAGCCATCGCCCAACTCACCAAGGTCATCGCGGTCGAGTATGGTGATCGTAGCGTCCGCGCCAATGCGGTGGCACCCGGCGTCGTCGAGACGGATATCCTGGAAGGAATCGTCGAAGACAGCCGCGCGAAGCTTGCGAGCTACGGCCCAGTGCATCCCATCGGCCGCGTAGCCCAGCCCGCCGATATTGCCGAGATCATCGCCTTCCTCGCGGCACCGGCCTCCGGCTTCATGACCGGTGCGCTTGTGATGGCCGACGGCGGTTACACCGCTCTTTGA
- a CDS encoding calcium-binding protein, whose product MDDPLGSPNPTVAPGVGVGHEFGNGGEDFHATPFDDDITGGSGNDRIYLYGGDDFARGGDGDDVIHAIHGGRNTLDGGAGDDHLRIASHNTYNAASGGAGNDSIEVNAPNTSIEGGAGDDLFLLGEASGGSIIRDHQGRNHLSLHVGTDKHVLERVGQSLFIHTDADPTFDQSTDVVWLDFFDSEDNTVNQWSHESVVSLTDETTDAPSSPVPNPVDVISQADDALLA is encoded by the coding sequence ATGGACGACCCGCTCGGAAGTCCGAACCCGACCGTCGCGCCGGGTGTGGGTGTCGGCCATGAATTCGGGAACGGGGGCGAAGACTTCCACGCCACGCCGTTCGACGACGACATCACGGGCGGTAGCGGCAACGACCGGATCTATCTCTATGGCGGCGACGACTTTGCCCGAGGCGGTGACGGCGACGACGTGATTCATGCCATCCATGGCGGCCGTAACACGCTCGATGGCGGGGCCGGTGACGACCACCTTCGTATTGCTTCGCACAATACGTACAACGCCGCCTCTGGAGGAGCGGGCAACGATTCGATCGAGGTCAACGCCCCCAACACGTCGATCGAAGGGGGAGCGGGCGACGATCTCTTCCTTCTTGGCGAGGCTTCCGGCGGCTCGATAATCCGCGATCATCAAGGCCGCAATCACCTGTCTTTGCATGTGGGAACAGACAAGCACGTGCTCGAGCGCGTCGGACAGAGCCTGTTCATCCATACCGACGCCGATCCCACGTTCGATCAGTCTACGGACGTCGTCTGGCTGGATTTCTTCGATAGCGAAGACAACACGGTCAACCAATGGAGCCACGAAAGCGTCGTCTCCCTCACCGACGAAACGACGGATGCCCCGTCCAGTCCTGTTCCGAACCCCGTCGATGTCATAAGCCAAGCCGATGACGCGCTGCTTGCCTAG
- a CDS encoding Atu4866 domain-containing protein encodes MQRVFGALIAATLLAQPMQAEEMEMQANHPYVGLWVTQDGHIRHELLPNARYVEARGTRESAYQGRYEVTGTHIEYWDDTGFTADGDFIDNVLHHAGMILCRRK; translated from the coding sequence ATGCAGCGTGTCTTCGGTGCTTTGATTGCGGCAACGCTACTGGCTCAGCCCATGCAGGCCGAGGAAATGGAAATGCAGGCAAATCACCCCTATGTCGGCCTCTGGGTCACGCAGGACGGTCACATCCGCCACGAGTTGCTCCCCAATGCCCGCTATGTCGAAGCGCGGGGCACGCGCGAGAGCGCCTATCAGGGGCGTTACGAAGTGACCGGCACGCACATCGAATATTGGGACGACACGGGCTTCACAGCAGACGGCGATTTCATCGACAACGTCCTGCATCACGCCGGCATGATCCTCTGCCGAAGGAAATGA
- a CDS encoding LysR family transcriptional regulator has protein sequence MTIKIDMNLLPLFLAVSEEYNFRAAADRLGVTRSAVSQGIRRLEDMLGTQLVSRTTRAVHLTEAGERLRGALSQPMSDISAAFDNVTAQEAPHGLLRIAVTSIAERFLSGPLIAAFAKAHPRVIIDVTVTDEQFDIVAAGFDAGVRLGDVIEQDMIAIPLTSDQREAAVASPSYLAAYGTPTHPRDLLQHRCIGWRPAPNAAPYRWEFEENGVPFDIAVEPQITTNDLRFMLRSALNGAGITFATEETFQPYIARGELVPLLQDFLPPFPGFFLYFPQRRNMAPKLRALVDHVRLRP, from the coding sequence TTGACGATCAAAATTGACATGAACCTGCTGCCGCTTTTCCTGGCGGTATCGGAAGAATACAATTTTCGGGCGGCTGCCGACCGGCTGGGGGTCACTCGGTCGGCCGTCAGCCAGGGGATAAGGCGGCTCGAGGATATGCTCGGCACGCAGCTCGTTTCCCGCACCACCCGCGCCGTTCATCTGACTGAGGCGGGAGAACGCCTGCGTGGGGCTCTATCGCAACCAATGTCGGATATTTCCGCGGCCTTCGACAACGTGACGGCGCAGGAGGCGCCGCACGGGCTGCTGCGGATCGCCGTCACGTCCATTGCCGAGCGATTTCTCTCCGGCCCGCTGATCGCTGCATTCGCGAAGGCGCACCCCCGCGTAATCATCGACGTCACGGTGACGGATGAGCAGTTCGACATTGTCGCCGCCGGTTTCGACGCCGGCGTGCGCCTCGGTGACGTGATCGAACAGGATATGATTGCCATTCCCCTGACCAGCGATCAGCGCGAGGCAGCGGTGGCCTCGCCGAGCTATCTTGCAGCCTATGGCACGCCAACCCATCCGCGGGATTTGCTCCAGCACCGCTGCATCGGCTGGCGCCCCGCCCCGAATGCCGCGCCCTATCGTTGGGAGTTCGAAGAGAATGGCGTGCCTTTCGACATCGCTGTCGAGCCTCAGATCACGACCAACGATCTGCGCTTCATGCTTCGTTCCGCATTGAACGGAGCCGGTATCACGTTCGCGACGGAAGAGACGTTCCAACCCTATATAGCAAGAGGTGAACTCGTACCGCTGCTTCAGGATTTCCTGCCGCCGTTTCCTGGGTTCTTCTTGTACTTTCCGCAAAGACGCAACATGGCACCCAAGCTGCGAGCGCTCGTGGACCATGTGCGCTTGCGGCCATGA
- a CDS encoding GMC family oxidoreductase: MTADRICDVLVIGAGATGSLAALVLAEAGLDVVCLEQGSWVEARDHPHLHADWAWQRRTKWSPDVNKRTHPDDFPVNSDSSQILMWNAVGGSTNVYGAIWPRYRPSDFRKGTEHGLQPDWPITYEDIAPYYERADRLVGVSGLAGDAAMPPRERCPTRPLPVSKVAKRLSSGFDTLGWHWWPVEAGAISEDYDGRLACNNCGICNGCARGSMSKYSLSIWPKALEAGCELRINARVLKIEKGPDGRATGAHYIDRNTGRAHFQKARLVVVAANGIGTPRLLLASDNLANSNDQVGRHLLHHTLVACEMWVDEPVDGQIGYVASLISREFAETDVSRGFVNGFNFNCITSAASAGEMAAGWFTSARAPWGQDHHRWFQRHFGHSIGVFAIGDDLPSPDNRVTLDPTQKDSDGVPAARTHYAPGENDKRMMNYMLDRLEDLAGACGVFEHKLQDYRDKEGVYRTPAWHMIGTCRMGSDPETSVVNKWNQSWEVPNLFIVDGSVLATGGVVNPTPTISALALRAAAYIRDNFEPLSRTTRPSIAA, translated from the coding sequence ATGACCGCGGACCGTATCTGCGACGTCCTGGTCATAGGCGCCGGTGCCACCGGCTCGCTGGCCGCGCTCGTCCTGGCCGAGGCCGGTCTCGATGTCGTGTGCCTGGAGCAGGGCTCCTGGGTCGAGGCACGGGATCATCCCCATCTCCATGCGGATTGGGCATGGCAGCGGCGGACGAAGTGGAGCCCCGACGTCAACAAGCGCACGCATCCCGACGACTTCCCGGTCAATTCCGACTCCTCGCAGATCCTGATGTGGAACGCCGTCGGGGGCTCGACCAACGTGTACGGCGCGATCTGGCCTCGGTACAGGCCGTCCGATTTTCGCAAGGGAACCGAGCACGGCCTCCAACCCGACTGGCCGATCACCTACGAGGATATCGCGCCCTATTACGAGAGGGCCGACCGGCTCGTTGGCGTGTCCGGTCTTGCCGGCGACGCGGCGATGCCGCCGCGCGAGCGCTGCCCTACGCGTCCGCTGCCGGTCTCGAAGGTGGCGAAGCGCCTTTCGTCCGGCTTCGACACGCTGGGCTGGCACTGGTGGCCAGTCGAGGCCGGGGCGATCTCGGAGGACTACGATGGTCGCCTGGCCTGCAACAATTGCGGCATCTGCAATGGCTGCGCCCGCGGTTCGATGAGCAAGTACTCGCTCTCGATATGGCCGAAAGCGTTGGAGGCGGGCTGCGAGCTGCGGATCAACGCCCGCGTGCTCAAGATCGAGAAGGGTCCGGACGGTCGCGCGACCGGCGCCCACTACATCGACCGCAACACCGGACGCGCCCACTTCCAGAAAGCCAGGCTCGTCGTCGTCGCAGCCAACGGGATCGGCACGCCGCGTCTCCTTCTGGCCTCGGACAATCTCGCGAACAGCAACGATCAGGTCGGGCGCCATCTCCTGCACCACACGCTCGTTGCTTGCGAGATGTGGGTCGATGAACCCGTCGATGGCCAGATCGGCTATGTCGCCTCGCTCATCTCCCGCGAGTTTGCGGAAACCGACGTGTCGCGGGGATTCGTCAACGGCTTCAACTTCAACTGCATCACCTCCGCCGCTTCGGCGGGCGAAATGGCCGCGGGCTGGTTCACCTCGGCGCGCGCGCCCTGGGGCCAGGATCACCACCGCTGGTTCCAGCGCCATTTCGGTCACTCGATCGGCGTCTTCGCGATCGGCGACGACCTGCCCAGTCCGGACAACCGCGTCACGCTCGACCCGACACAGAAGGACTCGGACGGTGTGCCCGCGGCGCGCACGCACTATGCACCCGGCGAGAACGACAAGCGCATGATGAACTACATGCTGGACCGTCTCGAGGATCTGGCCGGCGCCTGTGGCGTGTTCGAGCACAAGCTCCAGGACTATCGTGACAAGGAAGGCGTCTACCGCACGCCGGCCTGGCACATGATCGGCACCTGTCGCATGGGCAGCGACCCCGAGACGTCGGTGGTGAACAAATGGAACCAGAGCTGGGAAGTGCCGAACCTCTTCATCGTCGACGGCAGCGTCCTGGCGACGGGCGGGGTGGTCAACCCGACGCCGACGATTTCGGCGCTTGCCCTTCGGGCGGCCGCGTATATCCGCGACAATTTCGAGCCCTTGTCGCGCACGACCCGCCCGTCCATCGCCGCGTGA
- a CDS encoding IS6 family transposase, with product MNSFKGTHFPRDVILYAVFFYVRYTVSYRDLKEIMAERGVEVDHATLNRWVARYAGLVAEQGRRRKTPADRSWRMDETYVKVRGERTYLYRAVDTCGRTLDFMLSKRRTKGAATRFFARALEANGLPRKIVIDKSNANTAGLKAVNRMLERFGCPVPVEMVRIKYLNNRVEQDHRSIKRRIRPMLGFKSFASASSTLAGIELAQMIRKGQFTPGVCPFQQFARLAA from the coding sequence ATGAACTCGTTCAAAGGCACGCATTTCCCGAGAGACGTGATCCTCTATGCCGTGTTCTTTTACGTTCGCTATACGGTGTCTTACCGTGATCTCAAGGAGATCATGGCCGAGCGTGGTGTGGAGGTGGACCACGCCACGCTGAACCGCTGGGTCGCTCGCTACGCCGGACTGGTGGCTGAGCAAGGCCGTCGTCGCAAGACACCCGCCGATCGATCCTGGCGCATGGACGAAACCTACGTGAAGGTCCGGGGCGAGCGGACCTATCTGTATCGTGCCGTCGACACGTGCGGTCGGACGCTGGACTTCATGCTGTCCAAGCGACGCACCAAGGGCGCGGCGACCCGCTTCTTCGCACGAGCGCTCGAGGCGAATGGCCTGCCACGCAAGATCGTCATTGACAAGAGCAACGCCAACACGGCGGGCCTCAAAGCCGTCAACCGGATGCTGGAGCGCTTTGGCTGTCCCGTGCCGGTCGAGATGGTTCGTATCAAGTACCTTAACAACCGGGTCGAGCAGGATCACCGCAGTATCAAACGGCGGATCCGGCCAATGCTCGGCTTCAAGTCCTTTGCATCCGCTTCATCGACGCTGGCCGGGATCGAGCTGGCCCAGATGATTCGCAAGGGCCAATTCACGCCCGGAGTTTGTCCATTCCAGCAATTCGCGCGCTTGGCTGCCTGA
- a CDS encoding amidohydrolase/deacetylase family metallohydrolase: protein MSYDLVLKNGRVIDPSQGIDGVMDVAFSGETVAAVGAGLSGRKEHDVSGLVVTPGLIDLHTHVYWGGTSLGIDADAFARASAVSTCVDTGSAGPGNFPGFRKHVIERSTARILVYLHVSFAGIYGFSRNVMLGESHDIRLLAARDAVEVINENRDVIIGVKVRIGRVASGPAGIQPLDIALQVADETGLPLMAHIDEPPPSYEAVVSRLRKGDVLTHCYRPFPNAPVDGKGQVKPEILEARARGVLFDIGHGMGSFSWKTARAMMAQGFLPDTISSDVHALCIEGPAYDQVTTLSKFLALGMPIEDVVAASTVNAAKALQRPELGTFRTGAAGDASILEVREGTFPLEDVRGEVVSASRRLFAAGLVIAGRDIGIEADPLAKAAE from the coding sequence ATGTCCTATGATCTTGTATTGAAGAACGGTCGCGTCATCGACCCGAGCCAAGGCATCGATGGCGTCATGGACGTCGCGTTCTCCGGCGAGACCGTGGCCGCCGTCGGCGCCGGCCTTTCCGGCCGGAAGGAGCATGATGTCTCCGGCCTGGTCGTCACACCCGGCCTGATCGATCTGCACACGCATGTCTATTGGGGCGGCACGTCGCTCGGCATCGACGCCGATGCGTTCGCACGCGCAAGTGCGGTCTCGACCTGCGTCGATACCGGCAGTGCCGGCCCTGGAAATTTCCCAGGCTTCCGAAAGCACGTGATCGAGCGCAGCACGGCGCGGATCCTCGTCTATCTGCATGTGTCGTTCGCGGGCATATACGGCTTCTCGAGGAACGTCATGCTTGGCGAGAGTCACGACATCCGTCTCCTGGCGGCACGTGACGCTGTCGAAGTCATCAACGAAAACCGGGACGTCATCATCGGCGTGAAGGTGCGCATCGGCCGTGTGGCTTCCGGACCTGCCGGCATCCAGCCGCTCGACATCGCACTGCAGGTAGCCGACGAGACTGGCCTCCCGTTGATGGCCCATATCGACGAGCCGCCGCCGTCATACGAAGCCGTCGTGTCGCGGCTGCGCAAAGGCGACGTCCTCACGCACTGCTACCGGCCGTTTCCCAACGCTCCGGTCGACGGCAAGGGGCAGGTCAAGCCCGAGATCCTCGAAGCGCGCGCGCGCGGCGTCCTGTTCGACATCGGACACGGGATGGGATCGTTCTCGTGGAAGACGGCGCGCGCCATGATGGCCCAAGGGTTCTTGCCCGATACCATCTCGTCGGACGTCCATGCCCTGTGCATCGAAGGTCCCGCATACGACCAAGTGACGACGCTCTCCAAGTTCCTGGCGCTTGGCATGCCGATCGAGGACGTCGTGGCCGCATCCACGGTCAACGCCGCCAAGGCGCTGCAGCGTCCGGAACTGGGCACGTTCCGGACCGGAGCGGCCGGCGACGCCAGCATCCTCGAGGTGCGCGAGGGGACTTTCCCGCTGGAAGACGTGCGCGGCGAGGTCGTCAGCGCCTCGCGGCGGCTTTTCGCAGCCGGCCTGGTGATCGCCGGCCGGGACATCGGCATCGAGGCCGATCCTCTCGCAAAGGCAGCGGAGTAG
- a CDS encoding zinc-binding dehydrogenase, whose amino-acid sequence MRGIVFPGDGVVEIMEFPDPTPGDDEVVLEVKASGMCGSDLHHLRRKKGGVSLTGALTNAVPVIEGHEPCGVVVAAGRSVPKIGPATVGTRVMVHHYFGCTTCNHCRSGWTQLCQEVPLKIYGNNAHGAHARYMKVPASTLVPLPDELSFEAGAAISCGTGTAYGALRRLAVSGRDTVAIFGQGPVGLSATLLAKAMGATVITLDVNEERLERAKLFGADHLIDPTQVDAVAAIRDLTRGQLSDKTLDASGSASGRISAIRSTKIWGAMCFVGEGGDVTINVSADIMRKQLTLLSSWTFSTVVQAECAKFVAKRALDIDGLFTDRWRIEDGVQAYAEFQKQAGGKGVFLP is encoded by the coding sequence ATGAGAGGAATAGTTTTTCCCGGCGATGGCGTCGTCGAGATCATGGAGTTCCCCGATCCCACCCCGGGCGACGACGAAGTCGTGCTGGAGGTGAAGGCCTCCGGCATGTGCGGAAGCGACCTGCACCATCTGCGCCGCAAGAAGGGCGGCGTCAGCTTGACCGGCGCGCTGACGAACGCCGTTCCGGTGATCGAGGGGCACGAGCCCTGCGGGGTCGTCGTGGCGGCTGGCCGAAGCGTTCCGAAGATCGGCCCCGCCACGGTCGGCACGCGCGTCATGGTACACCATTATTTCGGCTGCACCACGTGCAATCACTGCCGTTCGGGCTGGACGCAACTGTGTCAGGAAGTACCGCTCAAGATCTACGGCAACAATGCGCATGGCGCTCATGCACGCTACATGAAGGTGCCGGCCAGCACGCTGGTCCCACTCCCCGACGAGCTTTCTTTCGAGGCCGGGGCGGCCATTTCCTGCGGTACCGGGACGGCCTACGGCGCACTGCGGCGGCTCGCCGTCAGCGGCCGCGACACCGTCGCGATTTTCGGACAGGGTCCGGTCGGCCTGTCCGCCACCCTGCTTGCCAAGGCGATGGGCGCGACGGTGATTACTCTTGACGTAAATGAGGAGCGGCTGGAGCGCGCGAAGCTGTTCGGCGCTGACCACCTCATCGATCCGACACAGGTGGACGCGGTCGCGGCAATCCGCGATCTGACCCGTGGGCAGCTCTCGGACAAGACGCTCGACGCGTCCGGCTCGGCCAGCGGCCGCATCTCGGCGATCCGCTCGACCAAGATCTGGGGAGCCATGTGTTTCGTCGGCGAGGGAGGCGACGTCACCATTAACGTCAGCGCCGACATTATGCGCAAGCAGCTCACCTTGCTTTCGTCGTGGACCTTTTCGACCGTCGTTCAAGCCGAATGCGCAAAGTTCGTGGCGAAGCGCGCGCTGGATATCGACGGTCTTTTCACCGACCGGTGGCGCATCGAGGACGGCGTGCAGGCCTACGCGGAGTTCCAGAAGCAAGCCGGGGGCAAGGGTGTCTTTCTGCCTTGA